One segment of Candidatus Bathyarchaeia archaeon DNA contains the following:
- the metG gene encoding methionine--tRNA ligase, whose amino-acid sequence MALRSIIVTCALPYANGEIHLGHVASTYLPADIFVRYLRLKGERVVFSCATDDFGTPILIKAEEEGKTPEEYVAYWHERDREDFERFGISFDIFYKTSSEENIKLAQYFFLKLYEKNYIYKKEISQLYCPRCQKFLPDRYVRGTCPYCNSPGQYGDGCEACGKTFSPDELIDASCSICGAKPTYRRSEHFIFKLSEFSERLKEWLLGNKNLQEDVKNYVLKWIEEGLKDWDITRDITWGVPIPLPSCEGKVLYGWFDNHIGYISTTIKYVEEKHGIDGKEFWNSSEIYHFIGKDIVYHHYLFLPSMRMGVGEYKLPDFIPTRGHLLLHKHKFSKSRGWYISLRRFMEEFPPDYLRFYLTLITHYDQSDINFELEDFRDKVNGELVSNLGNFIHRTLTFIWNNFQGQVPSPNGYDGADLEFKRELEGLGKIVGGEIERNHMDRALRAILDFSKKCNQYFQSKEPWKDKAGSTTCINLCSTAVWALSIALEPFMPQSANELSKILGANIEKRWDLLDSPPKLDGLRIGKPSILFRKVDEKKIERMISELGI is encoded by the coding sequence TTGGCCTTGAGGAGCATAATCGTGACGTGCGCCTTGCCCTATGCTAACGGGGAGATCCATCTCGGCCACGTGGCCTCCACTTATTTGCCAGCGGATATATTCGTCAGGTATTTGAGGCTTAAGGGCGAGAGGGTCGTATTCTCATGCGCGACGGACGATTTCGGCACGCCCATCCTGATAAAGGCCGAGGAGGAGGGGAAGACCCCGGAGGAGTACGTGGCCTATTGGCATGAAAGGGATCGCGAGGATTTCGAGAGGTTCGGGATATCCTTCGATATTTTCTACAAGACCAGCTCTGAGGAGAACATCAAGCTTGCCCAATATTTCTTCTTGAAGCTTTATGAAAAGAATTACATATACAAAAAGGAGATATCCCAACTCTATTGCCCACGTTGCCAAAAGTTCCTCCCGGATAGATATGTAAGGGGAACTTGCCCATATTGCAATTCTCCCGGCCAATATGGGGATGGATGTGAGGCGTGCGGGAAGACCTTCTCCCCAGATGAGCTCATAGATGCCTCATGCTCCATCTGCGGCGCCAAGCCGACGTATAGGAGGAGCGAGCACTTCATCTTCAAACTCTCTGAGTTCTCCGAGCGCTTGAAGGAATGGCTCTTGGGGAATAAGAATTTGCAGGAGGATGTTAAGAACTATGTGCTCAAGTGGATAGAGGAAGGCTTGAAGGATTGGGATATAACTAGGGACATAACTTGGGGGGTCCCCATACCGTTGCCATCCTGCGAGGGGAAGGTCTTATATGGGTGGTTCGATAACCACATCGGATATATCTCAACAACGATTAAATACGTGGAGGAGAAGCACGGGATTGATGGGAAGGAGTTCTGGAATTCATCGGAGATATATCATTTCATCGGAAAGGACATAGTCTACCACCACTACCTCTTCCTCCCATCCATGAGAATGGGCGTGGGCGAGTATAAGCTGCCGGATTTCATACCTACTAGGGGCCACCTCCTCCTCCATAAGCATAAGTTCTCCAAGAGCAGGGGCTGGTACATAAGCCTGAGGAGGTTCATGGAGGAATTCCCGCCCGATTATCTCAGGTTTTACCTGACGCTCATAACCCATTACGATCAATCCGATATAAACTTCGAATTGGAGGACTTTAGGGACAAGGTCAACGGGGAGCTCGTCTCCAATCTGGGCAATTTTATCCACCGGACCCTGACCTTCATATGGAACAACTTCCAAGGGCAAGTCCCCAGCCCGAACGGATATGATGGGGCCGATCTGGAGTTCAAGCGGGAGCTCGAGGGATTGGGCAAAATCGTCGGAGGGGAGATAGAGAGGAACCATATGGATAGGGCCCTCAGGGCCATCTTGGATTTCTCGAAGAAGTGCAATCAATACTTCCAGAGCAAGGAGCCTTGGAAGGATAAGGCCGGATCCACTACCTGCATAAACCTTTGCTCCACTGCAGTTTGGGCGCTCTCGATAGCCTTGGAGCCCTTCATGCCCCAAAGCGCGAACGAGCTTTCCAAGATCTTGGGCGCCAACATCGAGAAGAGATGGGATCTGCTGGATTCTCCCCCAAAGCTTGATGGCCTCAGGATAGGGAAGCCATCGATCCTGTTCAGGAAAGTTGATGAGAAAAAGATAGAGAGGATGATCTCGGAATTGGGCATTTGA
- a CDS encoding DUF424 family protein encodes MPKRKGAYLKIFKQQNMVLVAACDGELLGNVYREGRLKMEVSREFYGGRLTDVEEVVRSIDLADIVNLVGERVVGEAVRSGKVHRDAVIRIAGIPHVQIMKL; translated from the coding sequence GTGCCGAAGAGGAAGGGGGCGTACCTCAAGATCTTCAAGCAGCAGAATATGGTCTTGGTCGCCGCATGTGATGGAGAGCTCCTCGGGAACGTCTATAGGGAGGGGAGGCTGAAGATGGAGGTGAGCAGGGAGTTCTATGGCGGACGGCTGACGGACGTGGAAGAGGTCGTGCGGAGCATCGATCTGGCCGATATAGTCAACTTGGTGGGGGAGAGGGTCGTCGGGGAGGCCGTAAGGAGCGGCAAGGTCCATAGGGATGCCGTGATAAGGATAGCCGGGATCCCGCACGTCCAGATAATGAAGCTTTGA
- the eif1A gene encoding translation initiation factor eIF-1A: MGKKKVLSEEELKEMVLPGPNQVLGIVTKMLGYDRLLVSCADGHERICRIRGKMKRRVWIKVGNMVLVAPWDFQSEEKGDIIWRYTESQADWLRRHGYFPSG; the protein is encoded by the coding sequence ATGGGGAAAAAGAAGGTACTGAGCGAAGAGGAGCTCAAGGAGATGGTCCTCCCGGGGCCGAACCAGGTCCTCGGGATAGTGACCAAGATGCTGGGATACGATAGGCTCTTGGTCAGCTGCGCCGATGGACACGAGCGCATATGCAGGATAAGGGGGAAGATGAAGAGAAGGGTTTGGATCAAGGTCGGGAACATGGTCTTGGTCGCGCCATGGGACTTCCAGAGCGAGGAGAAGGGTGACATAATCTGGAGGTATACGGAGAGCCAAGCGGATTGGCTTAGGAGGCACGGATACTTCCCCTCGGGGTAG
- a CDS encoding tRNA (N(6)-L-threonylcarbamoyladenosine(37)-C(2))-methylthiotransferase has product MEGHHGMRLLYFENYGCAANKADLEIMLALLAEDGYSQCDDPALADLILVNSCGVKGQTEERIRSRLARLRPLGKPIIVSGCLPRINLAAIVGVLPDFAAVLDPLSVDEISEIAARVESGERNIVRFSNRPPIKPTLPKSRLNERIEILQISEGCTLNCSYCSTKLARGDLFSYPLEELLQRVRRAVEDGAMEIWITAQDAGAYGIDIGLSLVDLLDGIISIPGKFKVRVGMMNPMYARAMLDDLLRIYEDPKVYKFIHIPVQSGSEKVLKSMKRPYSPLDFAEVAMTFRERHPDITVSTDVIVGFPSEEEEDFEETMELMAETRPDIVNISKFTPRPGTEAYRMGRIDSRILGYRSRLLTKICRDISYSNNLKYLGRELWVTFSEECGKRSVGRLNNYRKVIVDRPDLVGSSNLVRIEEVSPRGFRGRLVLGSEPLEERGCNDICSALKCPIPRSSSLSFSHQLS; this is encoded by the coding sequence ATGGAGGGGCACCATGGGATGAGGCTCCTCTATTTTGAGAATTATGGATGCGCCGCCAACAAGGCGGATTTGGAGATAATGCTGGCCCTCTTGGCCGAGGATGGCTATTCCCAATGCGATGACCCAGCGCTGGCCGATCTTATATTGGTGAACTCCTGCGGCGTAAAGGGGCAGACGGAGGAGAGGATAAGGAGCCGCTTGGCTCGCTTGAGGCCCCTCGGCAAGCCGATAATAGTATCCGGGTGCTTGCCGAGGATAAACTTGGCGGCGATCGTTGGCGTATTGCCGGATTTCGCGGCCGTCCTCGATCCCCTATCGGTGGATGAGATTTCGGAAATCGCCGCTAGGGTCGAATCGGGTGAAAGGAACATCGTGCGCTTCTCGAATAGGCCTCCGATCAAGCCAACCCTCCCAAAATCCAGATTGAACGAGCGCATAGAGATCCTCCAGATCTCGGAGGGATGTACGCTTAATTGCTCCTACTGCTCCACGAAATTGGCCAGAGGGGACCTATTCTCCTATCCATTGGAGGAATTGCTCCAAAGGGTTAGGAGGGCGGTCGAGGACGGGGCGATGGAGATATGGATCACGGCTCAAGACGCAGGGGCATATGGCATCGATATAGGGTTGAGCCTCGTCGACCTCCTCGATGGGATAATCTCGATCCCAGGGAAATTCAAGGTCAGGGTTGGGATGATGAACCCAATGTACGCTAGGGCGATGCTCGATGACCTGTTGAGGATTTATGAGGATCCAAAAGTGTATAAATTCATACATATACCGGTTCAATCGGGCTCGGAGAAGGTCCTGAAATCAATGAAGAGACCATATTCCCCATTGGACTTCGCGGAGGTCGCGATGACATTCAGGGAGCGCCATCCAGATATCACGGTGTCAACCGACGTGATCGTCGGATTCCCGAGCGAGGAAGAGGAGGATTTCGAAGAGACGATGGAACTCATGGCCGAAACTAGGCCGGACATAGTTAATATATCAAAATTCACGCCTAGGCCCGGAACCGAGGCCTATCGGATGGGTCGGATCGATTCGAGGATCCTTGGATATAGATCGAGATTGCTGACAAAGATTTGCAGGGATATAAGCTATTCGAACAATCTTAAATATCTCGGTAGGGAATTATGGGTGACGTTCTCGGAGGAATGCGGTAAGCGGTCTGTGGGTAGGCTCAATAATTATAGGAAGGTGATCGTCGATCGCCCGGATTTGGTGGGCAGTTCGAACCTCGTGAGGATCGAGGAGGTGAGCCCTAGGGGCTTCAGGGGGAGGTTGGTATTGGGGAGCGAACCCCTCGAGGAGCGCGGCTGTAATGATATCTGCTCCGCGCTCAAATGCCCAATTCCGAGATCATCCTCTCTATCTTTTTCTCATCAACTTTCCTGA
- the gcvPA gene encoding aminomethyl-transferring glycine dehydrogenase subunit GcvPA, whose amino-acid sequence MNWGRHLIPNSSPEAKTSMLKYLGMDSIEELFKDIPEGVRMEELDLPSGMSELEVMDRVGEILKRNTSLEDMPIFLGGGAWFHFVPAVVDEVVRRSEFLTAYTPYQPEASQGMLQALFEYQSLICDLTEMEFSNCSLYDFSSALGEAARMAKRVTGRSKFLVPKFLNPQAMEVLSSYAEPAGIEILRIERDPITGQIDLEDLKEKATRDVAGVFIENPAYLGFFEEEAEAIGEIAKGVGALFIVGFDPISLGIVKPPGALGADIAIGEGQPLGNYVNFGGPNLGIFACNGLNLLRQMPGRIIGMTSTKEGERAFCMALQAREQHIRREGATSNICTNEALCALAAAVYLSLLGPEGLRRLCETILVRSRYCAKLLEDIEGVKAPLFEASHFKEFVVNFDRTGMRLEKIHEGLLRKGVHGGRPLREFPELGESALYCVTEMHSKGDVERLAKSLAEVVGGG is encoded by the coding sequence ATGAATTGGGGAAGGCACCTCATACCGAATAGCTCACCAGAGGCAAAGACATCAATGCTGAAGTACTTGGGCATGGATTCGATCGAGGAATTATTCAAGGATATACCGGAGGGGGTGAGGATGGAGGAGTTGGATCTTCCGAGCGGAATGAGCGAACTCGAAGTCATGGACCGCGTCGGGGAGATCCTGAAGAGGAACACGTCACTCGAAGATATGCCTATCTTTTTGGGGGGAGGGGCTTGGTTCCACTTTGTCCCAGCCGTGGTCGATGAGGTGGTCCGCAGGTCGGAGTTCCTGACCGCCTATACGCCCTATCAGCCAGAGGCCTCCCAAGGCATGCTCCAAGCCCTATTCGAATACCAGAGCCTAATATGCGACCTTACTGAGATGGAGTTTTCGAATTGTTCGCTATACGACTTCTCCTCGGCGCTCGGGGAAGCCGCGAGAATGGCGAAGAGGGTCACGGGGAGGAGCAAGTTCCTGGTACCCAAGTTCCTGAATCCCCAAGCGATGGAGGTACTCTCCTCCTATGCCGAACCGGCCGGGATCGAGATCCTAAGGATCGAGAGGGACCCAATCACGGGGCAGATCGATCTGGAGGATTTGAAGGAAAAGGCCACGAGGGATGTCGCCGGGGTATTCATCGAAAACCCGGCCTATTTGGGATTCTTCGAGGAGGAGGCGGAGGCAATAGGGGAGATAGCGAAGGGAGTGGGCGCCCTATTCATAGTGGGGTTTGATCCGATCTCGCTGGGGATCGTGAAGCCCCCGGGGGCGCTCGGCGCGGATATAGCGATCGGGGAGGGGCAACCGCTCGGGAACTACGTTAACTTCGGCGGCCCGAACTTGGGGATATTCGCCTGCAATGGGCTCAACCTCCTTCGGCAAATGCCAGGGAGAATAATCGGGATGACGAGCACTAAGGAAGGGGAGAGGGCCTTCTGCATGGCCCTCCAAGCTCGGGAGCAGCACATAAGGAGGGAGGGGGCGACATCGAACATATGCACCAACGAAGCCCTTTGCGCGCTGGCCGCCGCGGTATATTTATCGCTCTTGGGCCCCGAGGGCCTGAGGAGGCTATGCGAAACTATCCTCGTTAGGTCTAGGTATTGCGCGAAGTTGCTCGAGGATATTGAGGGGGTCAAGGCTCCGCTCTTCGAGGCAAGCCACTTCAAGGAGTTCGTCGTGAATTTCGATCGCACCGGGATGCGCTTGGAGAAGATACATGAGGGGCTATTGAGGAAGGGGGTCCATGGGGGGAGGCCCCTTCGGGAGTTCCCAGAGCTGGGCGAGTCGGCGCTATATTGCGTAACGGAGATGCACTCCAAGGGCGATGTGGAGAGGCTCGCCAAGTCGCTCGCGGAGGTCGTGGGGGGCGGATGA
- the gcvPB gene encoding aminomethyl-transferring glycine dehydrogenase subunit GcvPB, producing the protein MRLPNAQKPFRQCKWSEPLICELSSEGKVGHMVPMPSEEELRAVGDPIGHVPSKLRRDRPPNLPRVSEVEVLRHFVRLSQQNFGVDTAPYPLGSCTMKYNPKFCESLASSAKVRMIHPLQDERLVQGILQILYELSRLLCEITGMREVSLQPSAGAHGEFAGALMMRKYHMVRGEPRGEMLIPESAHGTNFTSAAMAGFKVVRLPLDDRGCIDMEALKSALSKRTAGIMITNPNTLGIFERDVVEICKIVHESGGLCYYDGANLNAILSKCRPGDMGFDIAHLNLHKTFATPHGGGGPGAGPIAVSEELEDFLPVPLVRFDGERYYFDYGVKHSIGRVRGFYGNIAVLVKAYAYILALGREGLREVSEVAVLNSNYLMRRILEGGGYELPYQKSGIRMHEFVLSAKGILDSTGVSALDIAKRLLDHGIHAPTIYFPPIVKEALMVEPTETESVMELDRMAEAFRSIFEEARASPELVKSSPVNTAVSRVDEVKASHPMSMRLSWRPRPNPGAESGSPS; encoded by the coding sequence ATGAGATTGCCTAATGCCCAGAAGCCATTCAGACAATGCAAATGGTCTGAGCCCCTGATATGCGAGCTCTCCTCCGAGGGCAAGGTAGGGCATATGGTGCCGATGCCTAGCGAGGAGGAATTGAGGGCCGTCGGAGATCCAATTGGCCATGTGCCGAGCAAGCTCAGGAGGGATCGCCCCCCGAACCTCCCTCGCGTCTCAGAAGTGGAAGTCCTCAGGCATTTCGTAAGGCTGTCCCAACAGAATTTCGGGGTCGATACGGCGCCCTACCCGCTGGGGAGTTGTACCATGAAGTACAATCCAAAGTTCTGCGAATCGTTGGCATCCAGCGCCAAGGTCAGGATGATCCATCCGCTCCAAGACGAGCGCCTCGTGCAAGGAATCCTACAGATACTATACGAGCTCTCCCGACTCCTATGCGAGATCACGGGCATGCGGGAGGTGAGCCTTCAGCCCTCGGCGGGGGCCCATGGGGAGTTCGCCGGGGCATTGATGATGAGGAAATATCACATGGTCAGGGGGGAGCCGAGGGGCGAGATGCTAATCCCGGAATCGGCGCATGGGACAAATTTCACGAGCGCAGCCATGGCTGGCTTCAAGGTCGTCAGGTTGCCCTTGGACGATAGAGGGTGCATAGACATGGAGGCCCTCAAGAGCGCCCTATCCAAGAGGACCGCGGGCATAATGATAACGAACCCCAATACGTTGGGCATATTCGAGAGGGACGTCGTGGAGATCTGCAAGATCGTCCACGAGAGCGGTGGCCTTTGCTATTACGATGGCGCCAACCTTAACGCCATATTGTCCAAATGCAGGCCCGGCGATATGGGCTTCGACATAGCCCATTTGAACCTCCATAAGACGTTCGCCACTCCGCACGGCGGGGGAGGGCCGGGCGCGGGCCCGATAGCCGTATCGGAGGAATTGGAGGATTTCCTCCCGGTCCCATTGGTGAGGTTCGATGGCGAGCGATACTATTTCGATTATGGGGTCAAGCACTCCATAGGGAGGGTGAGGGGATTTTATGGGAACATAGCGGTATTGGTGAAAGCCTACGCTTATATATTGGCCTTGGGCCGCGAGGGGTTGAGGGAAGTTTCGGAGGTCGCAGTCCTGAACTCGAATTATCTGATGAGGAGGATCTTGGAGGGGGGCGGTTATGAGCTGCCATATCAAAAGAGCGGGATCAGGATGCATGAGTTCGTATTGAGCGCGAAGGGGATACTGGATTCCACGGGGGTCAGCGCCCTGGATATAGCGAAGAGGTTGCTGGATCACGGGATCCATGCGCCGACCATCTATTTCCCGCCGATCGTGAAGGAGGCCCTGATGGTGGAGCCAACGGAGACCGAGAGCGTGATGGAATTGGATCGGATGGCCGAAGCCTTTCGGAGTATCTTTGAGGAGGCCAGGGCATCCCCCGAGCTAGTCAAGAGCTCGCCGGTCAACACAGCCGTATCTAGGGTGGATGAGGTGAAGGCCTCCCATCCAATGAGCATGCGCTTGAGCTGGAGGCCCCGCCCGAACCCCGGGGCCGAATCGGGATCGCCGAGTTGA
- a CDS encoding translation initiation factor IF-2 subunit beta, whose product MASKYEELLERAYSKIKGSGIEAKRFEIPAPQSSETGGKTYVYNFLEICNRLNRDPHHVLKFLTREMATAGNLDGTRAIFKGKFDRATLSNLFQIYANKFVICPVCKMPDTKLLKEKRLTFLICEACGAKSSVI is encoded by the coding sequence TTGGCCTCCAAGTACGAGGAGTTGTTGGAGAGGGCGTATTCGAAGATAAAGGGATCGGGCATCGAAGCCAAGAGATTTGAGATCCCGGCCCCACAGTCCTCGGAGACGGGCGGGAAGACCTATGTATATAATTTCCTTGAGATCTGCAACAGATTGAACCGGGATCCGCACCACGTCCTCAAATTCCTAACGAGGGAGATGGCGACCGCCGGCAACTTGGATGGCACGAGGGCGATATTCAAAGGGAAGTTCGATCGCGCTACCCTCTCCAATCTCTTCCAAATCTACGCGAATAAATTCGTCATATGCCCAGTATGCAAGATGCCCGATACGAAGCTGCTCAAGGAGAAGAGGCTCACGTTCTTGATATGCGAAGCATGCGGGGCGAAATCCTCTGTCATCTGA
- the larA gene encoding nickel-dependent lactate racemase translates to MVKIPYGEGYLEAELPEGNRISIFRPRPPQDPPNMESIERSIRETVLRNRASIRASKGRICLLVSDNTRAAFNGIIVPRLLGSIGELVDTSELKILVANGLHRPMSDRELEEELGKDIVERFEVLNHIADDEDRHMAVGRTRRGTEVLLDREYLEAELRVATGLVEPHFFAGFSGGYKSVLPGISASKTIYQNHCFEMVGHPNARAGILDGNPIHEDIWEAGRMSGLGFIVNVTAWGGAISRVYAGDADEAYGKAVEEVGSRSRVRVDGLYDVVLTSNGGYPLDRNLYQAVKGISAGESIVKEGGTIIIASECRDGVAHIGFQELMEQGEGPEDVLDFIKLNQPLRDQWQAQILARALLRAKVVVVSDGVGRREVERMKMKRARDIGEALEEAGVRERSGKSIAIIPDGPYTIPMLTPS, encoded by the coding sequence ATGGTCAAGATACCCTACGGCGAGGGATATCTCGAGGCGGAACTCCCCGAGGGGAACCGCATTAGCATATTCAGGCCCCGACCTCCCCAAGATCCCCCCAATATGGAATCGATTGAGAGGAGTATAAGGGAAACCGTCCTGAGGAACAGGGCCTCGATAAGGGCGAGCAAGGGCAGGATCTGCCTGCTCGTCAGCGACAATACTAGGGCCGCCTTCAACGGGATCATAGTCCCGAGGCTCTTGGGCTCGATTGGAGAATTGGTCGATACGAGCGAGCTGAAGATCCTAGTCGCGAATGGGCTGCATAGGCCGATGAGCGATCGGGAACTGGAGGAGGAATTGGGGAAGGATATAGTGGAGAGGTTCGAGGTCCTGAACCACATCGCCGATGATGAGGATCGCCATATGGCGGTCGGAAGGACGAGGCGTGGGACCGAGGTCCTTTTGGATCGGGAATATTTGGAGGCGGAGCTAAGGGTCGCGACGGGCTTGGTGGAGCCGCACTTCTTCGCGGGCTTCAGCGGGGGCTACAAGAGCGTGCTGCCTGGGATCTCGGCTTCCAAGACAATCTACCAGAACCACTGCTTTGAGATGGTGGGCCATCCCAACGCTAGGGCGGGCATCCTAGATGGGAACCCCATCCACGAGGATATATGGGAGGCGGGGAGAATGAGCGGCTTGGGGTTTATAGTGAACGTGACCGCGTGGGGCGGCGCGATCTCAAGGGTCTACGCTGGGGATGCGGATGAGGCGTATGGAAAGGCCGTCGAGGAGGTTGGATCTAGGAGCCGCGTTAGGGTCGACGGCCTTTACGACGTGGTCTTGACCAGCAACGGAGGATATCCTTTAGATAGGAACCTCTATCAAGCCGTTAAGGGGATATCGGCCGGCGAATCCATCGTGAAGGAGGGTGGCACGATAATAATAGCCTCCGAATGCAGGGATGGCGTTGCCCACATAGGCTTCCAGGAGCTCATGGAGCAGGGCGAGGGGCCGGAAGATGTGCTCGATTTCATCAAGCTGAACCAGCCCCTCAGGGATCAATGGCAGGCACAAATCCTCGCTAGGGCATTGCTGAGGGCCAAGGTCGTCGTGGTATCGGATGGCGTGGGGAGGAGGGAGGTGGAGCGCATGAAGATGAAAAGGGCGAGGGATATTGGCGAGGCCTTGGAGGAAGCTGGCGTAAGGGAGAGGAGCGGAAAATCCATAGCCATAATCCCGGACGGCCCCTATACGATCCCGATGCTCACCCCTAGCTAA
- a CDS encoding ATP-dependent DNA ligase, giving the protein MKRAGGTPFSELASLCSRLEGTGGRREKVKHLSAFLRGLGEGEVIPAISLLTDRALRGSVLKALGVSFSTIRRALEGIGGGQAALLGGTPTISEVFEALREMATASGEGSRGRRERLLMGLLGRMGQMEREYFVRMLLGEMRIGVVEGVMLEAIASAAGVDMKAVKRAYALLGDLGGVAKRALGAGAGGLEGIGIRLFQPLRPMLADTAINPESALAEHGGKAALEFKLDGARVQIHKKGDRIRIYSRRLVDVTESIPDVVDLASDGICSKEALLDGEVVAVGDGGRPLPFQTLMERFKRVHEVDRMAERIPLRLFLFDAILNEGETLIDRPYEERRAILEEACSRDLVVGRVTAREAIEAERYLEEAVGKGHEGIVAKSLDGPYSPGTRSRDWLKIKPSQSLDLVIVAAEWGHGRRSGWLSNYHLAARDPVTGEFSMVGKTFKGLTDGEFEEMTKRLLRDKVSESDWGIRVRPSVVVEVAFDEIQRSPVYASGFALRFARIARIRDDKDPSECATLEEIEELYERQFERKGRPSR; this is encoded by the coding sequence ATGAAAAGGGCTGGCGGAACGCCCTTTTCGGAGCTCGCCTCCTTATGCTCGAGGCTCGAGGGCACGGGCGGGAGGCGAGAGAAGGTAAAGCACTTGAGCGCATTCCTCCGAGGACTCGGGGAGGGGGAGGTGATCCCCGCGATATCCCTCCTCACAGATAGGGCGCTTCGAGGGTCCGTCCTCAAGGCCTTGGGCGTGAGCTTCTCAACGATCCGGAGGGCATTGGAGGGAATCGGGGGAGGGCAGGCCGCGCTGCTGGGGGGAACGCCCACGATATCGGAGGTCTTCGAGGCCCTGCGGGAGATGGCGACGGCCTCGGGCGAGGGATCTAGGGGGAGGAGGGAGAGACTTCTCATGGGGCTCCTCGGCAGGATGGGCCAGATGGAGCGCGAGTACTTCGTTAGGATGTTGCTCGGCGAGATGCGCATAGGGGTCGTCGAGGGCGTGATGCTCGAGGCGATCGCATCGGCCGCCGGAGTGGATATGAAGGCCGTCAAAAGGGCCTACGCCCTTTTGGGCGATTTGGGAGGGGTTGCTAAAAGGGCCCTCGGCGCCGGCGCTGGAGGATTGGAGGGGATCGGAATAAGGCTCTTTCAACCGCTCCGGCCAATGTTGGCGGATACGGCGATCAATCCGGAATCGGCTTTGGCGGAGCATGGGGGGAAAGCCGCCTTGGAGTTCAAGCTCGATGGAGCTAGAGTGCAGATCCATAAGAAGGGGGATAGGATCAGGATTTACAGCAGGCGATTAGTCGATGTGACCGAAAGCATCCCCGATGTGGTTGATTTGGCATCGGACGGTATATGCTCGAAGGAGGCGTTGCTGGACGGGGAGGTGGTGGCGGTGGGCGATGGCGGGAGGCCCTTGCCCTTCCAAACGCTCATGGAGCGGTTTAAGAGGGTCCATGAGGTGGACCGTATGGCTGAGCGGATCCCACTCAGGCTGTTCCTATTCGATGCGATCCTCAACGAAGGCGAAACCTTGATCGATCGCCCCTATGAAGAGAGGAGGGCGATCTTGGAGGAGGCCTGTAGCAGGGACTTGGTGGTGGGCCGCGTAACCGCCCGCGAGGCCATCGAGGCGGAGCGATACTTGGAGGAGGCGGTGGGGAAGGGACACGAGGGGATCGTCGCGAAATCCTTGGATGGGCCCTATTCGCCGGGGACCAGATCGAGGGATTGGCTGAAGATAAAGCCATCGCAATCATTGGATTTGGTCATAGTGGCCGCGGAGTGGGGGCATGGGAGGCGATCCGGGTGGTTGAGCAATTATCACTTGGCCGCGAGGGATCCTGTGACGGGGGAATTCTCGATGGTCGGAAAGACGTTCAAGGGCCTGACGGATGGGGAATTCGAGGAAATGACCAAGAGGCTCCTTCGCGATAAGGTCTCGGAGTCCGATTGGGGGATCAGGGTTAGGCCGAGCGTGGTGGTTGAGGTGGCGTTCGACGAGATCCAGCGCAGCCCCGTTTACGCATCCGGATTCGCGCTCAGGTTCGCGAGGATAGCTAGGATAAGGGACGACAAGGATCCATCCGAATGCGCCACGCTGGAGGAGATTGAGGAGCTATATGAGCGACAATTCGAGCGCAAGGGGAGGCCTAGCCGATAA